Proteins from a genomic interval of Mycolicibacterium grossiae:
- a CDS encoding electron transfer flavoprotein subunit alpha/FixB family protein, whose protein sequence is MAEVLVLVEHAEGNVKSVTSELLTAARSLGEPSAVVVGAPGTTEKLTDALKAAGAAKIYAAESDTAEQYLVTPQVAVLSSLIESASPAAVLLASVAEGKEIAGRLAADTGFGVLWDVVGIKEGGVGVHSIFGGAYTVEASAGDTPIIALRPGAVEAAPEAGAGEVVSVDVPEIPENSTKIVSRQPAQKSARPELTEAKVVVAGGRGVGSKDNFSIVEDLADALGGAVGASRAAVDSGFYEGQFQVGQTGKTVAPQLYIALGISGAIQHRAGMQTSKTIVAINKDEEAPIFEIADLGIVGDLFKVTPQLTDAVKARKG, encoded by the coding sequence ATGGCAGAAGTACTCGTGCTCGTCGAGCACGCCGAAGGCAACGTCAAGAGCGTCACCAGTGAGCTGCTGACCGCGGCCCGCTCGCTCGGTGAGCCGTCCGCGGTGGTCGTCGGGGCGCCCGGCACCACCGAGAAGCTGACCGACGCGCTGAAGGCCGCCGGTGCGGCCAAGATCTACGCGGCCGAGTCCGACACCGCCGAGCAGTACCTGGTCACCCCGCAGGTGGCCGTGCTGTCCTCGCTGATCGAGTCGGCGAGCCCGGCTGCGGTCCTGCTGGCGTCCGTCGCCGAGGGCAAGGAGATCGCCGGTCGACTGGCCGCCGACACCGGCTTCGGCGTCCTGTGGGACGTCGTGGGCATCAAGGAGGGTGGCGTCGGCGTGCACTCCATCTTCGGTGGCGCCTACACCGTCGAGGCCAGCGCCGGGGACACCCCGATCATCGCGCTGCGTCCGGGTGCGGTCGAGGCCGCTCCGGAGGCCGGCGCCGGCGAGGTCGTCTCGGTGGACGTCCCGGAGATCCCGGAGAACTCCACCAAGATCGTGTCCCGCCAGCCCGCGCAGAAGAGCGCACGTCCGGAGCTGACCGAGGCCAAGGTCGTCGTCGCCGGCGGCCGCGGCGTGGGCAGCAAGGACAACTTCAGCATCGTCGAGGATCTCGCCGACGCACTCGGCGGCGCCGTGGGCGCCTCGCGTGCGGCCGTCGACTCCGGCTTCTACGAGGGTCAGTTCCAGGTCGGCCAGACCGGCAAGACCGTGGCCCCGCAGCTGTACATCGCCCTGGGCATCTCCGGAGCGATCCAGCACCGTGCCGGCATGCAGACGTCCAAGACGATCGTCGCGATCAACAAGGACGAAGAGGCGCCGATCTTCGAGATCGCCGACCTCGGCATCGTGGGCGACCTGTTCAAGGTCACCCCGCAGCTGACCGACGCGGTGAAGGCTCGCAAGGGCTGA
- a CDS encoding electron transfer flavoprotein subunit beta/FixA family protein: MTNIVVLIKQVPDYEDRKLADDYTLDRAGSDAVLDEINEKAVEVALQLKEKHTDAGYNVVALTAGPEGAETAIRKALSMGADEAYHLVDAGLHGSDVVQTSYALASALGQIEDVALVIAGNESSDGVGGSVPAILSYYLGLPQLTHMRSIEIADGKITGERETDDGVFELEATLPAVVSVGEKIVEDARFPSFKGIMAAKKKTVTPLTLEGVGVESGIVGADASETKITSAAPKPPKSAGEKITDEGEGGQKIAEYLVGQKLL, from the coding sequence ATGACGAACATCGTGGTCCTGATCAAGCAGGTCCCTGACTACGAGGATCGCAAGCTCGCCGACGACTACACGCTCGACCGTGCGGGTAGCGACGCGGTGCTCGACGAGATCAACGAGAAGGCCGTCGAAGTAGCGCTGCAGCTCAAGGAGAAGCACACCGACGCCGGCTACAACGTCGTCGCGCTGACCGCCGGCCCGGAGGGCGCCGAGACGGCGATCCGCAAGGCGCTGTCGATGGGTGCCGACGAGGCCTACCACCTCGTCGACGCCGGCCTGCACGGGTCCGACGTCGTGCAGACGTCCTACGCGCTCGCCAGCGCCCTCGGCCAGATCGAGGACGTCGCGCTGGTCATCGCCGGCAATGAGTCCAGCGACGGCGTCGGCGGCTCCGTGCCGGCCATCCTGAGCTACTACCTCGGCCTGCCGCAGCTGACGCACATGCGCAGCATCGAGATCGCCGACGGCAAGATCACCGGTGAGCGCGAGACCGACGACGGCGTCTTCGAACTCGAGGCCACCCTGCCCGCCGTCGTCAGCGTCGGCGAGAAGATCGTCGAGGACGCCCGGTTCCCGTCCTTCAAGGGCATCATGGCCGCCAAGAAGAAGACGGTGACCCCGCTGACCCTCGAGGGCGTCGGCGTGGAGTCCGGCATCGTCGGTGCCGACGCGTCGGAGACGAAGATCACCTCCGCCGCCCCGAAGCCGCCGAAGTCCGCCGGCGAGAAGATCACCGACGAGGGCGAGGGCGGTCAGAAGATCGCCGAGTACCTGGTCGGCCAGAAGCTGCTCTGA